One region of Pagrus major chromosome 5, Pma_NU_1.0 genomic DNA includes:
- the ppic gene encoding peptidyl-prolyl cis-trans isomerase C: MELRTILPALLFLSAACLQPVSGAAPRRGPKVTEKVFFDITVAGHEVGRIVIGLFGEVVPLTVNNFVSLATGEKGYGYKGTKFHRVIKDFMIQGGDFTAGDGTGGHSIYGTTFADENFKLKHLGVGWVSMANAGPDTNGSQFFILATKAPWLDGKHVVFGKVLDGMSVVHTIELQDTNDRNLPYTECVIVNSGRIPVKEPFVVEVEGW; this comes from the exons ATGGAGCTCCGGACGATCCTCCccgctctcctcttcctctcagccGCCTGTCTGCAGCCGGTGTCCGGCGCGGCTCCACGGAGGGGACCGAAAGTCACCGAGAAG gtgtttTTTGACATCACAGTGGCGGGTCACGAGGTCGGGCGGATCGTCATCGGCCTTTTTGGGGAGGTCGTCCCACTCACTGTCAATAACTTTGTCTCCCTGGCAACCGGAGAG AAAGGTTATGGCTACAAAGGGACAAAATTCCACAGAGTCATCAAGGACTTCATGATCCAGGGAGGAGACttcacagctggagatggaaCTGGAG GTCACAGCATCTATGGAACAACTTTTGCAGATGAGAACTTCAAACTGAAGCATTTAGGAGTAGGCTGG GTGAGTATGGCGAACGCTGGTCCCGACACCAATGGATCACAGTTCTTCATCCTGGCTACCAAAGCACCGTGGCTGGATGGGAAACACGTGGTGTTTGGCAAAGTCCTGGACGGGATG TCTGTGGTTCACACCATCGAGCTTCAGGACACCAACGACAGGAACCTGCCGTACACCGAGTGTGTGATCGTCAACAGCGGCAGGATCCCCGTCAAAGAGCCCTTTGTAGTGGAGGTGGAGGGCTGGTAA